In Gossypium arboreum isolate Shixiya-1 chromosome 6, ASM2569848v2, whole genome shotgun sequence, the following are encoded in one genomic region:
- the LOC108485019 gene encoding uncharacterized protein LOC108485019: MESTALNGRIARWEILLFKFDIVYVNQKTVKGSAIADFLANRALEDYKPLNFDFSNEDLMYIAVTEEGSQEGHPRKLNFYRTSNAVEEYEDSALVIYQLKGEWETRDPKLINYRKIVLELMEKFDNITFCYLPRDENQIAEALATLASMIRVNK; encoded by the exons atggagtcaacagctttgaatggaagaataGCCCGATGGGAAATTCTGCTTTTCaaatttgacatagtctatgtaAACCAGAAGACCGTAAAAGGGAGTGCGATAGCAGATTTTTTGGCCAATAGAGCTCTAGAGGATTACAAgcctttgaattttgatttctcaAATGAAGATCTGATGTATATTGCAGTCACTGAAGAAGGTTCTCAAGAAGGCCACCCTAGGAAACTAAATTTCTACAGAAcctcaaatgctgtgg AGGAATATGAGGATTCTGCACTAGTAATCTATCAGCTCAAAggcgaatgggagacaagagaccccaaattgatcaattatcgaaagataGTTTTGGAGTTAATGGAGAAGTTTGATAACATCACTTTCTGCTACCTCCCGCGAGATGAAAACCAGATAGCTGAAGCCTTGGCTACCTTAGCTTCTATGATTAGAGTAAATAAGTAA